A window from Saccharomyces cerevisiae S288C chromosome XIII, complete sequence encodes these proteins:
- the ERV41 gene encoding Erv41p (Protein localized to COPII-coated vesicles; forms a complex with Erv46p; involved in the membrane fusion stage of transport; has homology to human ERGIC2 (PTX1) protein) codes for MAGLKTFDAFPKTEEQYKKKSTKGGLTSLLTYLFLLFIAWTEFGEYFGGYIDQQYVVDSQVRDTVQINMDIYVNTKCDWLQINVRDQTMDRKLVLEELQLEEMPFFIPYDTKVNDINEIITPELDEILGEAIPAEFREKLDTRSFFDESDPNKAHLPEFNGCHVFGSIPVNRVSGELQITAKSLGYVASRKAPLEELKFNHVINEFSFGDFYPYIDNPLDNTAQFNQDEPLTTYVYYTSVVPTLFKKLGAEVDTNQYSVNDYRYLYKDVAAKGDKMPGIFFKYNFEPLSIVVSDVRLSFIQFLVRLVAICSFLVYCASWIFTLLDMALITIMGPKWSLRYQPDDKTKGILDR; via the exons ATGGCAGGATTGAAGACATTTGATGCGTTTC CAAAAACTGAAGAACAgtacaagaagaaatccaCCAAGGGTGGCTTAACATCTTTGTTGACATATCTGTTTCTGTTGTTTATAGCATGGACCGAGTTTGGTGAATACTTCGGTGGTTATATTGACCAGCAGTACGTAGTGGACAGTCAAGTTAGAGATACCGTTCAAATTAATATGGATATATACGTCAACACGAAATGTGATTGGTTGCAAATCAACGTCAGAGACCAAACAATGGATCGGAAACTTGTATTAGAGGAATTGCAATTGGAAGAGATGCCATTCTTTATTCCTTATGACACAAAAGTCAATgatatcaatgaaattattaCGCCGGAATTGGATGAAATCTTAGGGGAAGCTATCCCAGCAGAATTTAGAGAAAAACTAGATACTAGgtcattttttgatgaaagtGATCCTAACAAGGCACATCTTCCGGAATTCAATGGGTGCCATGTATTTGGGTCCATTCCGGTAAATAGAGTTAGTGGCGAATTGCAGATTACAGCGAAGAGTTTAGGTTACGTGGCTTCACGCAAAGCACCACTGGAAGAATTAAAATTTAATCATGTTATTAATGAGTTCTCTTTTGGTGATTTCTATCCATATATTGATAACCCATTGGATAACACTGCACAGTTTAATCAGGATGAACCTTTAACTACTTACGTCTATTACACATCTGTTGTGCCCACtcttttcaagaaattggGGGCAGAAGTGGATACTAATCAATATTCTGTTAACGATTACCGCTATTTGTACAAAGATGTCGCTGCTAAAGGTGATAAAATGCCGggcatcttcttcaaatacAATTTCGAACCATTATCCATAGTAGTTTCTGATGTTCGTTTAAGCTTTATACAGTTTTTGGTCAGATTAGTGGCAATCTGCTCATTTTTGGTCTACTGTGCTTCGTGGATTTTCACACTACTGGATATGGCTCTTATCACCATCATGGGACCTAAGTGGTCCTTGCGTTATCAGCCAGATGATAAAACTAAGGGTATTTTAGATAGGTAG
- the SMA2 gene encoding Sma2p (Meiosis-specific prospore membrane protein; required to produce bending force necessary for proper assembly of the prospore membrane during sporulation), translated as MLFPKRLIVWGVLLILSLSQFVLYLPATTCTNSKGLRLCAPQFTITVIGGSSTANEFIASVREFLRLISYLTIDMGWSNEFTDPSVYEDENLVDTFQPDKVFELNYFGFCKRSNKSKVYCTSNENYGMDVLEVLVRDVGIQLGNISTTRSNETKKFGDSLVLTYRLALTSIRDFLKHDKHTGNALSKALIGSPDPNVKGVSPTKNYLKGVNLAFILMMFNGMVFYFAVLEIIVGFLSICVVSAFGGALSVGKRHRLFPMLLKSSSSILVVIATLTILCNIVYLIALKTLEPEEVTDVGSDNAAVHTTGWELLKVNVGSGFIMGLARYAIQWVLLVLAFLAANHYKAKPKKSDKYTEDTSNSPSPDLMEK; from the coding sequence ATGTTATTCCCTAAACGTCTGATTGTGTGGGGTGTTCTATTGATTTTAAGTTTATCACAATTTGTCCTCTACCTGCCAGCCACAACATGTACGAACTCTAAGGGACTTAGGTTATGCGCTCCACAGTTTACTATAACTGTGATTGGAGGATCCAGTACTGCAAATGAGTTTATTGCAAGTGTAAGAGAATTTCTGCGATTGATTTCGTACCTGACAATTGACATGGGTTGGTCGAATGAATTCACTGATCCAAGTGTGTATGAGGATGAAAATTTGGTGGACACATTTCAGCCTGATAAGGTTTTTGAGCTCAATTATTTTGGATTTTGTAAACGGAGTAATAAAAGCAAAGTTTATTGTACCTCTAATGAGAATTATGGCATGGACGTACTTGAAGTACTTGTCAGAGACGTCGGGATTCAATTAGGTAACATTTCCACTACACGATCGAAtgaaaccaaaaaattcGGAGACTCTCTCGTATTGACCTACCGTTTGGCATTGACATCTATTCgtgattttttgaaacacGACAAGCACACAGGAAATGCCCTATCAAAGGCTTTGATTGGCAGTCCTGATCCAAATGTAAAAGGCGTGTCACCAACAAAAAACTATCTGAAAGGCGTCAACCTGGCATTTATACTGATGATGTTCAACGGCATGGTTTTTTACTTTGCAGTGTTGGAAATAATAGTCGGATTCCTCAGTATCTGCGTAGTGTCAGCCTTTGGGGGAGCACTTAGTGTTGGGAAACGACACCGCTTATTTCCTATGCTTTTGAAGTCATCAAGTTCAATATTAGTTGTTATTGCTACATTGACAATATTATGTAACATCGTATATTTGATTGCACTGAAAACATTAGAACCTGAAGAGGTAACAGACGTAGGATCTGACAACGCTGCTGTACACACTACAGGCTGGGAACTGTTAAAAGTAAACGTGGGAAGTGGGTTCATTATGGGGCTCGCCAGGTATGCCATCCAGTGGGTCCTATTGGTACTCGCATTTCTTGCAGCAAATCATTACAAAGCTAAGCCCAAAAAGTCTGATAAGTATACAGAAGACACATCTAACTCCCCTTCTCCAGACTTGATGGAGAAGTAA
- the ITT1 gene encoding RBR-type E3 ubiquitin transferase (Protein that modulates the efficiency of translation termination; interacts with translation release factors eRF1 (Sup45p) and eRF3 (Sup35p) in vitro, contains a zinc finger domain characteristic of the TRIAD class of proteins) has translation MALTQFENDLEILRDMYPELEMKSVKVEEEGEFPQRINGKLLFKISLLADVNIEFGEQHMLLSNLSNECVEFTIYSCHYPDIRRCVVMDIKSLWISTDEKKMLIDKALRLVEETVDMSIEFADSFTSILILIFGFLIDDTAILLFPNGIRKCLTQDQYDLFKQISEEATLQKVSRSNYHCCICMEMEKGVRMIKLPCENANVEHYLCRGCAKSYFTAMIQENRISSVRCPQCEYKELKLEDFKSYKKMLKALFTPLIPVSFLKEVIDTELCERYEKMFYNQAATRLSKYCPYACVTCRRCDSWCTKEDLDDAMIQCQKCHFVFCFDCLHAWHGYNNKCGKKVSLSTDIIEEYLDDTVTSYERKRKLEAKYGRRVLELEVNDYLAEKMLDLAIKKEGSNLQRCPKCKVVVERSEGCNKMKCEVCGTLFCFICGVLLYPEDPYEHFREAYSGCYGRLFEGMPGTET, from the coding sequence ATGGCTTTGACTcagtttgaaaatgatttggaaatattAAGAGATATGTACCCAGAACTGGAAATGAAATCGGTAAAAGTAGAGGAGGAAGGTGAATTCCCTCAAAGAATTAACGGAAAGTTACTGTTCAAGATATCACTATTGGCCGATGTAAATATTGAGTTCGGCGAGCAACATATGTTACTTTCAAACTTATCTAATGAATGCGTGGAGTTCACCATATATAGCTGTCATTATCCGGACATTCGACGGTGTGTTGTTATGGATATCAAATCCTTATGGATATCAACagatgaaaagaagatgttAATTGACAAAGCGCTGAGACTCGTTGAAGAAACTGTAGATATGAGTATTGAGTTCGCGGATTCGTTTACCTCCATCCTTATCCTCATCTTTGGGTTTCTTATAGATGATACAGCTATATTACTATTCCCTAATGGAATAAGAAAGTGCCTGACACAGGATCAGTATGACTTGTTTAAGCAGATAAGTGAGGAAGCCACCCTCCAAAAAGTGAGCAGATCTAACTACCATTGTTGTATTTGTATGGAAATGGAAAAGGGTGTTAGAATGATCAAATTGCCATGTGAAAATGCGAATGTAGAACACTATCTTTGCAGAGGATGCGCCAAATCTTATTTCACTGCAATGATTCAGGAAAACCGAATATCCAGTGTAAGATGTCCACAATGCGAATACAAAGAATTAAAACTAGAAGATTTCAAGAgctataaaaaaatgctgAAGGCATTGTTTACACCTTTGATTCCAGTGTCCTTCTTAAAAGAGGTTATCGATACAGAGCTATGTGAAAGATACGAAAAAATGTTCTACAACCAGGCGGCTACAAGACTCTCAAAATATTGTCCGTATGCTTGTGTGACTTGTCGAAGATGTGATAGTTGGTGCACAAAAGAAGACCTCGATGATGCGATGATTCAGTGTCAAAAATGTCATTTTGTATTTTGCTTTGACTGCTTGCATGCCTGGCATGGTTACAACAATAAATGTGGCAAGAAAGTTTCGTTATCGACCGATATTATTGAGGAATATCTAGATGATACCGTTACTTCATATGAGAGAAAGCGGAAACTGGAGGCAAAATATGGGAGAAGAGTATTAGAACTTGAAGTCAATGATTACCTTGCTGAAAAAATGTTAGATTTAGCGATTAAAAAAGAGGGTTCGAATTTGCAGCGATGTCCAAAGTGTAAGGTAGTTGTAGAAAGAAGTGAAGGTTGcaataaaatgaaatgCGAAGTATGCGGGACGCTGTTCTGTTTTATATGCGGAGTATTACTTTATCCTGAGGACCCTTATGAACATTTTAGAGAAGCATATTCAGGCTGTTATGGACGATTGTTTGAAGGTATGCCTGGCACAGAAACTTGA